Proteins found in one Triticum aestivum cultivar Chinese Spring chromosome 4D, IWGSC CS RefSeq v2.1, whole genome shotgun sequence genomic segment:
- the LOC123096300 gene encoding 50S ribosomal protein L19, chloroplastic — protein sequence MQSLLRNVCRAGNRGAAARLLEFAAPVATQPPSSAIKHLRPCGFTPPTGNRFISRDGVPASSGFCAKVLMTRGLSTVGTAEVAEDEDDSSSPAVEHPPRIKFKRPDKTARHIMNILNKEAVEKVRTEREIPDVQPGCIIQMRLQVPENKRRESTLKGIVIARRNAGINTTFRLRRLVAGVGVESVFPLYSPNIKEMKILDRKKVRRAKLYYLRDRMNALKK from the exons ATGCAATCTTTGCTCCGGAATGTCTGCCGAGCCGGAAACCGCGGGGCTGCGGCGAGGCTCCTGGAGTTTGCTGCTCCTGTAGCCACTCAGCCGCCATCCTCGGCCATCAAACACCTCAGGCCTTGCGGGTTCACTCCTCCAACTGGG AATCGGTTCATTTCCCGTGATGGTGTTCCTGCCTCCTCTGGTTTCTGCGCAAAAGTTCTCATGACGAGGGGTTTGTCGACGGTGGGAACTGCTGAGgtcgccgaggacgaggacgattCCAGCTCCCCTGCGGTTGAGCACCCCCCACGCATCAAGTTCAAGAGGCCCGACAAGACTGCAAGACACATTATGAAC ATCTTGAACAAAGAGGCGGTTGAAAAGGTCCGCACGGAGAGGGAGATTCCTGATGTGCAGCCTGGATGCATCATTCAGATGAGATTG CAAGTTCCTGAGAACAAACGGCGAGAGTCTACGTTGAAAGGGATTGTGATAGCAAGGCGCAATGCTGGGATAAATACAACCTTCAGATTGCGTAGATTAGTAGCTGGTGTGGGAGTCGAGTCCGTCTTTCCACT TTACTCACCAAACATCAAAGAAATGAAGATCTTGGACAGGAAGAAAGTCAGGAGAGCTAAGCTGTATTACCTGAGAGACAGGATGAATGCACTTAAAAAATGA